From Gimesia panareensis, the proteins below share one genomic window:
- a CDS encoding fatty acid desaturase family protein translates to MNQNIVSQSLPRISELGADLLQLTRCQRTRTLASPFLACAAYWIFAWQGYWIFAVLSLMVMSFLTYGSVSHDLVHQNLGLKRKTNDLFLAVIEAISLRSGHAYQAVHLHHHARFPHDDDLEAGASRMSLVGAVLEGFVFQFRIYFWALRHPRHRLNWIIAEGVAVITLILVAFILIPFTILPLVYVCLMIAGSWIIPLITAYVPHDPAGEDPAHQTRLFRGTLFRLIAFDHLYHLEHHLYPNVPHQNWHRLARRLDPWFEQIGLKSIRSWF, encoded by the coding sequence ATGAATCAGAACATCGTTTCCCAATCGCTTCCCCGGATTTCGGAGCTCGGGGCCGACCTGCTGCAACTGACACGCTGTCAGCGGACCCGGACTCTGGCATCACCGTTTCTGGCCTGTGCCGCCTATTGGATCTTTGCCTGGCAGGGATACTGGATCTTCGCTGTGCTGTCGCTGATGGTGATGAGCTTCCTGACCTATGGGTCGGTTTCGCATGATCTGGTTCATCAGAATCTGGGCTTGAAGCGGAAGACGAATGATCTGTTTCTGGCGGTGATCGAAGCGATCTCACTGCGCAGCGGACACGCGTATCAGGCGGTGCATTTGCATCACCATGCGCGGTTTCCGCACGATGATGATCTCGAAGCAGGGGCTTCCCGGATGTCGCTGGTGGGAGCTGTGCTCGAAGGGTTCGTCTTTCAGTTCCGCATCTATTTCTGGGCATTACGGCATCCACGGCACCGATTGAACTGGATCATCGCGGAAGGAGTTGCCGTGATCACGCTGATTCTGGTTGCATTCATACTGATTCCGTTTACGATTCTGCCCCTCGTTTATGTCTGCCTGATGATCGCCGGGAGCTGGATCATCCCGCTGATCACCGCTTATGTGCCCCATGATCCTGCAGGGGAAGATCCAGCCCACCAGACGCGGCTGTTCCGCGGGACCCTGTTTCGACTGATCGCCTTTGACCATTTGTATCACCTGGAACATCACCTGTATCCCAATGTGCCTCATCAGAACTGGCATCGGTTGGCGCGGCGGCTGGATCCCTGGTTTGAGCAGATCGGCCTGAAATCGATCCGTTCCTGGTTCTGA
- a CDS encoding MBL fold metallo-hydrolase yields the protein MISRWLRFLLWQPYALLCRRFPLWPFQVKITRPVEYVTCIQIDNLLTRLLSRFSGGYDYAVCYLVDETLLIDTGFPWARRSLKKTLQELGVVESITTVVNTHYHEDHTGNNDLLVELCGAEVLAHADAVPEIRFPVELRWYRSFLFGPSEIADAHPIGDSIKTEHMRFEVIETPGHCPGHLCLFEPERKILFSGDLYIAADLDSQLGDADGPKWIASLEQVIQLKPEWLFDAHGTVLEGAEAVEQHLRRKLEFLQTIRARVYQFATHAQSIEALTRKVFDRQSLVDFLSFGEGWLSLITGSDFSRSNIVKSFLREKFHTETPETLSTELEKEAGEAAVSAAEAQQP from the coding sequence ATGATCAGCAGGTGGCTGCGGTTTCTGTTATGGCAGCCTTATGCATTGCTCTGCCGTCGTTTTCCCCTGTGGCCGTTTCAGGTCAAAATTACCCGGCCGGTGGAATACGTTACCTGCATCCAGATCGACAATCTGCTGACGCGCCTGTTGAGTCGGTTCAGCGGAGGCTATGACTATGCGGTCTGTTACCTGGTCGACGAGACGCTGCTGATCGACACCGGCTTTCCCTGGGCCCGCCGGAGTCTGAAAAAGACACTGCAGGAACTGGGCGTGGTTGAATCCATCACCACGGTTGTGAACACGCATTATCACGAAGATCATACGGGCAACAACGATTTGCTGGTGGAACTGTGCGGTGCAGAGGTCCTGGCGCATGCGGATGCGGTTCCCGAAATCCGGTTCCCGGTCGAGTTGCGCTGGTATCGCAGTTTTTTGTTTGGTCCGTCTGAAATTGCAGACGCCCACCCGATCGGAGATTCAATCAAAACGGAACACATGCGGTTCGAGGTCATCGAAACCCCCGGACATTGCCCGGGGCATCTCTGCCTGTTTGAACCGGAGCGAAAAATCCTGTTCAGCGGCGACCTTTATATTGCAGCGGACCTGGACAGCCAGCTGGGAGACGCGGATGGGCCGAAGTGGATTGCCAGTCTGGAGCAGGTCATCCAGCTCAAGCCGGAATGGTTATTCGATGCGCACGGGACGGTGCTGGAAGGGGCTGAGGCCGTCGAACAGCATCTGCGGCGGAAGCTCGAATTTCTGCAGACGATTCGCGCTCGCGTCTACCAGTTCGCGACGCACGCGCAGAGCATTGAAGCGTTGACCCGGAAAGTCTTTGACCGTCAAAGCCTGGTGGATTTTCTGTCTTTCGGGGAAGGCTGGCTGTCGCTGATTACCGGATCTGATTTCTCGCGCAGTAATATTGTGAAATCGTTTCTGCGTGAGAAATTTCATACCGAAACGCCGGAAACGCTGAGCACCGAACTGGAAAAAGAAGCTGGCGAGGCTGCTGTTTCAGCGGCTGAGGCTCAACAACCTTGA
- a CDS encoding C45 family autoproteolytic acyltransferase/hydolase has product MSLLDRYPEIEVAGTPREMGRQLGDATREEIKTFCEVALQRLDETMQVSRQRAQELSEQCLPAAKEYSADCIEELEGVAEAVDVPFWKIMLLQVRNQFTPEPDAGCTSLCVPTPSGKGAIVAQNWDNDPALDPFTIMLTRRPTGKPALMTLTQAGLISYIGFNSAGIGACLNSLPAPSRSRGVPHYFTLRELYEAHSLSGAVEAIRRAERAIPANIMLATPEGPADLEVTIDSVQVLRPEGTSWITHTNHCLHPELCQYNEQFPELIGSHPRKARIDELLQASSADPGVEEIKAALRDHQGHPRSICRHVNDDPDHGYWQTVFSVIIEPEEQRMHVSRGTPCSAEYEVYQL; this is encoded by the coding sequence ATGTCATTACTAGACCGCTACCCTGAAATTGAAGTGGCCGGCACTCCCCGTGAGATGGGACGCCAGCTGGGAGACGCGACACGCGAAGAAATCAAGACCTTCTGTGAGGTCGCGCTGCAGCGTCTGGATGAGACGATGCAGGTCAGCCGACAGCGGGCGCAGGAACTGTCGGAACAGTGTCTTCCCGCAGCGAAAGAATACAGTGCGGATTGCATAGAGGAACTTGAGGGCGTTGCTGAAGCCGTGGATGTCCCGTTCTGGAAGATCATGCTGCTGCAGGTCCGGAATCAGTTTACTCCGGAACCGGATGCAGGCTGTACTTCGCTGTGTGTGCCGACGCCTTCCGGTAAGGGGGCGATCGTGGCCCAGAACTGGGACAACGACCCGGCCCTCGATCCATTTACGATCATGCTGACTCGCAGGCCGACGGGAAAACCCGCGCTGATGACGCTGACCCAGGCCGGGTTGATTTCATACATCGGATTCAATTCAGCTGGCATCGGTGCCTGTCTGAATTCGCTGCCGGCCCCGAGTCGTTCCCGGGGCGTGCCTCACTATTTCACGCTACGAGAACTGTATGAAGCGCACAGTCTGTCTGGAGCGGTCGAGGCGATCCGCAGAGCCGAACGGGCGATCCCCGCGAATATCATGCTGGCAACACCAGAGGGCCCTGCCGACCTGGAGGTGACGATTGACAGTGTGCAGGTGCTGCGACCGGAGGGGACGAGCTGGATCACGCATACGAATCACTGTCTGCATCCGGAGCTCTGCCAGTATAATGAACAGTTTCCGGAATTGATCGGTTCGCATCCCCGCAAGGCCCGCATCGATGAACTGCTGCAGGCGAGTTCTGCTGATCCGGGGGTCGAGGAGATTAAAGCCGCCCTCCGGGATCATCAGGGACATCCTCGATCGATCTGCCGACATGTGAATGATGATCCCGACCATGGCTACTGGCAGACTGTTTTTTCGGTGATCATCGAACCGGAAGAGCAGCGGATGCATGTCTCGCGGGGTACGCCCTGCAGTGCGGAATACGAGGTCTATCAGCTTTGA
- a CDS encoding tetratricopeptide repeat protein, with translation MSAEELLNQGIELHTQGRLHEALQQYDRTIAAAQDEVRWQVLTYYYRGMVHYRWQQYEQAIADFSVIVDRHDEVAADVVIQALLMRAECYGAREEYAAAVADYTAMLSDPAALPAPLLTDTLLFRGGAYERLEEYDLAIKDLQAFLNRGDLGSAELERAQDLLEKCEQNRQGQ, from the coding sequence ATGAGTGCCGAAGAGCTTCTGAATCAGGGAATTGAGCTGCATACTCAGGGGCGACTGCATGAGGCTCTGCAGCAGTATGATCGGACGATCGCAGCCGCTCAGGACGAGGTACGCTGGCAGGTGCTGACCTATTACTATCGTGGGATGGTACATTATCGTTGGCAACAGTATGAACAGGCTATCGCTGACTTTTCCGTCATCGTTGACCGTCATGACGAAGTTGCTGCGGATGTGGTCATTCAGGCTTTGCTTATGCGTGCGGAGTGCTATGGTGCCCGGGAAGAATATGCAGCCGCGGTAGCAGATTATACGGCCATGCTCTCAGACCCAGCCGCGCTGCCTGCTCCCCTGCTGACGGATACCTTACTCTTTCGTGGTGGCGCCTACGAACGTCTGGAAGAGTATGATCTGGCCATCAAGGATTTACAGGCCTTTCTCAATAGAGGGGATCTGGGATCGGCTGAACTGGAACGTGCCCAGGATCTTCTGGAAAAATGTGAGCAGAACAGACAAGGTCAGTAA